The Spodoptera frugiperda isolate SF20-4 chromosome 2, AGI-APGP_CSIRO_Sfru_2.0, whole genome shotgun sequence genome has a window encoding:
- the LOC118269201 gene encoding histone deacetylase 4 isoform X4 — MADEPGRSSSNSAEMAHESGGGADGSPQHTPSPPHAPRLPIADTSFHQQIMQNQNPRKNHIAERAKQTLESSFLMQLKKQQQLQQEILLQHFQQQRQQLAQEHEQQLMHHLKLWEQQKAMEEAAARREAREALEAREARERHERHERDRVDLLRKKDKHEHSANASTEVKQKLQQFLKKKQASANGTVPGSSYRNWGIVKSSSGESITSTGATATHPYRLAAPLPLALNAAPPQPSPDYPLRKTASEPNMLKVRLKARVIERRASPLARRPFKTRVKHRNCDGSSPRGSPPGGAGVGGAGGAGATAPIREEEEGCGRAADLLFSSPSMPNISLGRPHVPAPRLAPPPPLAVLPPVSEAEGWAALGGRLAKRPLGRTHSAPLPLGDPALTPPSAHHYLRDQIRKTVLTRAHDAAAAQLREEEGEVIDLTARRAPAPAAPAAPPAPPCEPAPLARALSSPLVGARTPATGLAYDALMLKHGCACGAHAPTHPEHGGRLQSVWARLCETGLVARAERTRPRKATFEELQSVHSEAHVAVFGGRGAGGAGGALGGVRQLVRLACGGLGVDSDTAWSDAHTPAAARAAAGAVLDLAVRTAKGELRNGFAVVRPPGHHAEPNQAMGFCFFNSVAIAARILHTRHRLQRILIVDWDVHHGNGTQQIFYSDPHVLYMSIHRHDDGNFFPGTGAASEAGAGPGLGYTVNVAWCGGTNPPLADAEYLAAFRSVIMPIAKEYDPEIVLVSCGFDAAAGHPAPLGGYNVSAACFAHMTRELQQLAGGKLVLALEGGYDLPAMCDCAQECVRALLGERGAAPALAELARVPHARAQAALRATIAVHASTWRGLKRGAELLAVSALDAAPAVAAARLGRLQTERDAADTCQAMATLSMHQPAHSHHANSDHRSADSSRSVSEEPMEQDEGK, encoded by the exons CGGAGATGGCGCACGAGAGCGGTGGCGGCGCGGACGGGTCCCCGCAGCACACGCCGTCGCCGCCGCACGCGCCGCGCCTGCCCATCGCCGACACCAGCTTCCACCAGCAGATCATGCAG AATCAGAACCCAAGAAAGAACCATATTGCTGAGCGGGCGAAACAGACATTAGAGAGTAGTTTCCTGATGCAA TTGAAGAAACAGCAGCAGCTGCAGCAAGAGATCCTGCTGCAGCACTTCCAGCAGCAGCGGCAGCAGCTGGCGCAGGAACACGAGCAACAGCTGATGCACCATTTGAAG TTGTGGGAACAGCAGAAGGCCATGGAGgaggcggcggcgcggcgggagGCGCGCGAGGCGCTCGAGGCGCGGGAGGCGCGCGAGCGACACGAGCGACACGAGCGGGACCGCGTCGACCTGCTGCGCAAGAAGGACAAGCATGAGCACAGCGCCAACGCCTCCACCGAGGTCAAGCAGAAGTTACAG CAAttcttaaaaaagaaacaagctAGTGCAAATGGAACAGTACCTGGTTCATCATATAGAAATTG GGGTATAGTGAAGTCGTCGTCGGGCGAGTCCATCACGTCGACGGGCGCGACGGCGACGCACCCGTACCGGCTGGCGGCGCCGCTGCCGCTGGCGCTCAACGCCGCGCCGCCGCAGCCCTCGCCCGACTACCCGCTCCGGAAGACTG CGTCGGAGCCCAACATGCTGAAGGTGCGGCTGAAGGCGCGCGTCATCGAGCGCCGCGCCTCGCCGCTCGCGCGCCGCCCCTTCAAGACGCGCGTCAAGCATCGCA ATTGCGATGGAAGTTCACCGCGCGGCTCCCCTCCTGGAGGAGCAGGCGtagggggcgcggggggcgcgggcgccACGGCGCCCATCCGGGAGGAGGAGGAGGGCTGCGGGCGCGCGGCGGACCTGCTGTTCTCGTCGCCGTCCATGCCCAACATCAGCCTGGGCCGGCCGCACGTGCCGGCGCCGCGCctggcgccgccgccgccgctggcCGTGCTGCCGCCCGTGTCGGAGGCCGAGGGCTGGGCGGCGCTGGGCGGCCGCCTGGCCAAGCGCCCGCTGGGCCGCACGCACTCCGCGCCGCTGCCGCTCGGGGACCCCGCGCTCACGCCGCCCTCCGCGCACCACTACCTGCGGGACCAGATACGGAAGACT GTGCTGACCCGGGCACACGACGCGGCCGCCGCGCAGCTGCGGGAGGAGGAGGGCGAGGTCATCGACCTAACGGCGCgacgcgcccccgcccccgcggCTCCGGCCGCGCCCCCTGCGCCCCCATGCGAGCCAGCGCCCCTAGCGCGCGCGCTGAGCTCGCCCCTGGTGGGGGCGCGCACGCCGGCGACGGGGCTGGCGTACGACGCGCTGATGTTGAAGCACGGCTGTGCGTGCGGGGCGCACGCGCCCACGCACCCCGAGCACGGCGGCCGCCTGCAGTCCGTGTGGGCGCGCCTCTGCGAGACCGGGCTCGTGGCGCGCGCCGAGCGGACCCGGCCCAGGAAGGCCACCTTCGAGGAGCTACAG TCGGTGCACTCGGAGGCGCACGTGGCGGTGTTCGGGGGCcgcggcgcggggggcgcgggcggcgcgctgGGCGGCGTGCGGCAGCTGGTGCGGCTGGCGTGCGGCGGGCTGGGCGTGGACTCGGACACGGCGTGGTCGGACGCGCACAcgccggcggcggcgcgcgccgcggCCGGCGCCGTGCTGGACCTGGCCGTGCGCACGGCCAAGGGCGAGCTGCGCAACGGGTTCGCCGTGGTGCGCCCGCCCGGCCACCACGCCGAGCCCAACCAGGCCATGGGCTTCTGCTTCTTCAACTCCGTCGCCATCGCCGCGCGCATCCTGCACACGCGACACCGCCTGCAGAGGATACTCATCGTCGACTGG GACGTGCACCACGGTAACGGCACGCAACAGATCTTCTACTCCGACCCGCACGTGCTGTACATGAGCATCCACCGGCACGACGACGGCAACTTCTTCCCCGGCACGGGCGCCGCCAGCGAGGCCGGCGCCGGGCCCGGGCTCGGGTACACCGTCAACGTGGCCTGGTGCGGGGGGACCAACCCCCCGCTGGCCGACGCCGAGTACCTCGCCGCCTTCCGCTCCGTCATCATGCCCATCGCTAAG GAGTACGACCCCGAGATCGTGCTGGTGTCGTGCGGGTTCGACGCGGCGGCCGGGCACCCCGCGCCGCTGGGCGGGTACAACGTGTCGGCCGCCTGCTTCGCGCACATGACGCGCGAGCTGCAGCAGCTGGCCGGCGGCAAGCTGGTGCTGGCGCTGGAGGGCGGGTACGACCTGCCCGCCATGTGCGACTGCGCGCAGGAGTGCGTGCGCGCGCTGCTGGGCGAGCgcggcgccgcgcccgcgctGGCCGAGCTGGCCCGCGTGCCGCACGCGCGCGCGCAGGCCGCGCTGCGCGCCACCATCGCCGTGCACGCCAGCACGTGGCGCGGCCTCAAGCGCGGCGCCGAGCTGCTGGCCGTCTCCGCGCTGGACGCGGCGCCCgcggtggcggcggcgcgcCTGGGCCGCCTGCAGACGGAGCGCGACGCCGCCGACACGTGCCAGGCCATGGCCACGCTGTCCATGCACCAGCCCGCGCACTCGCACCACGCCAACTCCGACCACAG ATCCGCGGACAGTTCCCGCTCGGTGTCGGAGGAGCCCATGGAGCAGGACGAGGGCAAGTGA
- the LOC118269201 gene encoding histone deacetylase 4 isoform X13 has product MADEPGRSSSNSAEMAHESGGGADGSPQHTPSPPHAPRLPIADTSFHQQIMQLKKQQQLQQEILLQHFQQQRQQLAQEHEQQLMHHLKQKAMEEAAARREAREALEAREARERHERHERDRVDLLRKKDKHEHSANASTEVKQKLQQFLKKKQASANGTVPGSSYRNWGIVKSSSGESITSTGATATHPYRLAAPLPLALNAAPPQPSPDYPLRKTASEPNMLKVRLKARVIERRASPLARRPFKTRVKHRNCDGSSPRGSPPGGAGVGGAGGAGATAPIREEEEGCGRAADLLFSSPSMPNISLGRPHVPAPRLAPPPPLAVLPPVSEAEGWAALGGRLAKRPLGRTHSAPLPLGDPALTPPSAHHYLRDQIRKTVLTRAHDAAAAQLREEEGEVIDLTARRAPAPAAPAAPPAPPCEPAPLARALSSPLVGARTPATGLAYDALMLKHGCACGAHAPTHPEHGGRLQSVWARLCETGLVARAERTRPRKATFEELQSVHSEAHVAVFGGRGAGGAGGALGGVRQLVRLACGGLGVDSDTAWSDAHTPAAARAAAGAVLDLAVRTAKGELRNGFAVVRPPGHHAEPNQAMGFCFFNSVAIAARILHTRHRLQRILIVDWDVHHGNGTQQIFYSDPHVLYMSIHRHDDGNFFPGTGAASEAGAGPGLGYTVNVAWCGGTNPPLADAEYLAAFRSVIMPIAKEYDPEIVLVSCGFDAAAGHPAPLGGYNVSAACFAHMTRELQQLAGGKLVLALEGGYDLPAMCDCAQECVRALLGERGAAPALAELARVPHARAQAALRATIAVHASTWRGLKRGAELLAVSALDAAPAVAAARLGRLQTERDAADTCQAMATLSMHQPAHSHHANSDHRSADSSRSVSEEPMEQDEGK; this is encoded by the exons CGGAGATGGCGCACGAGAGCGGTGGCGGCGCGGACGGGTCCCCGCAGCACACGCCGTCGCCGCCGCACGCGCCGCGCCTGCCCATCGCCGACACCAGCTTCCACCAGCAGATCATGCAG TTGAAGAAACAGCAGCAGCTGCAGCAAGAGATCCTGCTGCAGCACTTCCAGCAGCAGCGGCAGCAGCTGGCGCAGGAACACGAGCAACAGCTGATGCACCATTTGAAG CAGAAGGCCATGGAGgaggcggcggcgcggcgggagGCGCGCGAGGCGCTCGAGGCGCGGGAGGCGCGCGAGCGACACGAGCGACACGAGCGGGACCGCGTCGACCTGCTGCGCAAGAAGGACAAGCATGAGCACAGCGCCAACGCCTCCACCGAGGTCAAGCAGAAGTTACAG CAAttcttaaaaaagaaacaagctAGTGCAAATGGAACAGTACCTGGTTCATCATATAGAAATTG GGGTATAGTGAAGTCGTCGTCGGGCGAGTCCATCACGTCGACGGGCGCGACGGCGACGCACCCGTACCGGCTGGCGGCGCCGCTGCCGCTGGCGCTCAACGCCGCGCCGCCGCAGCCCTCGCCCGACTACCCGCTCCGGAAGACTG CGTCGGAGCCCAACATGCTGAAGGTGCGGCTGAAGGCGCGCGTCATCGAGCGCCGCGCCTCGCCGCTCGCGCGCCGCCCCTTCAAGACGCGCGTCAAGCATCGCA ATTGCGATGGAAGTTCACCGCGCGGCTCCCCTCCTGGAGGAGCAGGCGtagggggcgcggggggcgcgggcgccACGGCGCCCATCCGGGAGGAGGAGGAGGGCTGCGGGCGCGCGGCGGACCTGCTGTTCTCGTCGCCGTCCATGCCCAACATCAGCCTGGGCCGGCCGCACGTGCCGGCGCCGCGCctggcgccgccgccgccgctggcCGTGCTGCCGCCCGTGTCGGAGGCCGAGGGCTGGGCGGCGCTGGGCGGCCGCCTGGCCAAGCGCCCGCTGGGCCGCACGCACTCCGCGCCGCTGCCGCTCGGGGACCCCGCGCTCACGCCGCCCTCCGCGCACCACTACCTGCGGGACCAGATACGGAAGACT GTGCTGACCCGGGCACACGACGCGGCCGCCGCGCAGCTGCGGGAGGAGGAGGGCGAGGTCATCGACCTAACGGCGCgacgcgcccccgcccccgcggCTCCGGCCGCGCCCCCTGCGCCCCCATGCGAGCCAGCGCCCCTAGCGCGCGCGCTGAGCTCGCCCCTGGTGGGGGCGCGCACGCCGGCGACGGGGCTGGCGTACGACGCGCTGATGTTGAAGCACGGCTGTGCGTGCGGGGCGCACGCGCCCACGCACCCCGAGCACGGCGGCCGCCTGCAGTCCGTGTGGGCGCGCCTCTGCGAGACCGGGCTCGTGGCGCGCGCCGAGCGGACCCGGCCCAGGAAGGCCACCTTCGAGGAGCTACAG TCGGTGCACTCGGAGGCGCACGTGGCGGTGTTCGGGGGCcgcggcgcggggggcgcgggcggcgcgctgGGCGGCGTGCGGCAGCTGGTGCGGCTGGCGTGCGGCGGGCTGGGCGTGGACTCGGACACGGCGTGGTCGGACGCGCACAcgccggcggcggcgcgcgccgcggCCGGCGCCGTGCTGGACCTGGCCGTGCGCACGGCCAAGGGCGAGCTGCGCAACGGGTTCGCCGTGGTGCGCCCGCCCGGCCACCACGCCGAGCCCAACCAGGCCATGGGCTTCTGCTTCTTCAACTCCGTCGCCATCGCCGCGCGCATCCTGCACACGCGACACCGCCTGCAGAGGATACTCATCGTCGACTGG GACGTGCACCACGGTAACGGCACGCAACAGATCTTCTACTCCGACCCGCACGTGCTGTACATGAGCATCCACCGGCACGACGACGGCAACTTCTTCCCCGGCACGGGCGCCGCCAGCGAGGCCGGCGCCGGGCCCGGGCTCGGGTACACCGTCAACGTGGCCTGGTGCGGGGGGACCAACCCCCCGCTGGCCGACGCCGAGTACCTCGCCGCCTTCCGCTCCGTCATCATGCCCATCGCTAAG GAGTACGACCCCGAGATCGTGCTGGTGTCGTGCGGGTTCGACGCGGCGGCCGGGCACCCCGCGCCGCTGGGCGGGTACAACGTGTCGGCCGCCTGCTTCGCGCACATGACGCGCGAGCTGCAGCAGCTGGCCGGCGGCAAGCTGGTGCTGGCGCTGGAGGGCGGGTACGACCTGCCCGCCATGTGCGACTGCGCGCAGGAGTGCGTGCGCGCGCTGCTGGGCGAGCgcggcgccgcgcccgcgctGGCCGAGCTGGCCCGCGTGCCGCACGCGCGCGCGCAGGCCGCGCTGCGCGCCACCATCGCCGTGCACGCCAGCACGTGGCGCGGCCTCAAGCGCGGCGCCGAGCTGCTGGCCGTCTCCGCGCTGGACGCGGCGCCCgcggtggcggcggcgcgcCTGGGCCGCCTGCAGACGGAGCGCGACGCCGCCGACACGTGCCAGGCCATGGCCACGCTGTCCATGCACCAGCCCGCGCACTCGCACCACGCCAACTCCGACCACAG ATCCGCGGACAGTTCCCGCTCGGTGTCGGAGGAGCCCATGGAGCAGGACGAGGGCAAGTGA
- the LOC118269201 gene encoding histone deacetylase 4 isoform X1 → MADEPGRSSSNSAEMAHESGGGADGSPQHTPSPPHAPRLPIADTSFHQQIMQNQNPRKNHIAERAKQTLESSFLMQLKKQQQLQQEILLQHFQQQRQQLAQEHEQQLMHHLKVNMLQLWEQQKAMEEAAARREAREALEAREARERHERHERDRVDLLRKKDKHEHSANASTEVKQKLQQFLKKKQASANGTVPGSSYRNWGIVKSSSGESITSTGATATHPYRLAAPLPLALNAAPPQPSPDYPLRKTASEPNMLKVRLKARVIERRASPLARRPFKTRVKHRNCDGSSPRGSPPGGAGVGGAGGAGATAPIREEEEGCGRAADLLFSSPSMPNISLGRPHVPAPRLAPPPPLAVLPPVSEAEGWAALGGRLAKRPLGRTHSAPLPLGDPALTPPSAHHYLRDQIRKTVLTRAHDAAAAQLREEEGEVIDLTARRAPAPAAPAAPPAPPCEPAPLARALSSPLVGARTPATGLAYDALMLKHGCACGAHAPTHPEHGGRLQSVWARLCETGLVARAERTRPRKATFEELQSVHSEAHVAVFGGRGAGGAGGALGGVRQLVRLACGGLGVDSDTAWSDAHTPAAARAAAGAVLDLAVRTAKGELRNGFAVVRPPGHHAEPNQAMGFCFFNSVAIAARILHTRHRLQRILIVDWDVHHGNGTQQIFYSDPHVLYMSIHRHDDGNFFPGTGAASEAGAGPGLGYTVNVAWCGGTNPPLADAEYLAAFRSVIMPIAKEYDPEIVLVSCGFDAAAGHPAPLGGYNVSAACFAHMTRELQQLAGGKLVLALEGGYDLPAMCDCAQECVRALLGERGAAPALAELARVPHARAQAALRATIAVHASTWRGLKRGAELLAVSALDAAPAVAAARLGRLQTERDAADTCQAMATLSMHQPAHSHHANSDHRSADSSRSVSEEPMEQDEGK, encoded by the exons CGGAGATGGCGCACGAGAGCGGTGGCGGCGCGGACGGGTCCCCGCAGCACACGCCGTCGCCGCCGCACGCGCCGCGCCTGCCCATCGCCGACACCAGCTTCCACCAGCAGATCATGCAG AATCAGAACCCAAGAAAGAACCATATTGCTGAGCGGGCGAAACAGACATTAGAGAGTAGTTTCCTGATGCAA TTGAAGAAACAGCAGCAGCTGCAGCAAGAGATCCTGCTGCAGCACTTCCAGCAGCAGCGGCAGCAGCTGGCGCAGGAACACGAGCAACAGCTGATGCACCATTTGAAGGTAAATATGCTGCAG TTGTGGGAACAGCAGAAGGCCATGGAGgaggcggcggcgcggcgggagGCGCGCGAGGCGCTCGAGGCGCGGGAGGCGCGCGAGCGACACGAGCGACACGAGCGGGACCGCGTCGACCTGCTGCGCAAGAAGGACAAGCATGAGCACAGCGCCAACGCCTCCACCGAGGTCAAGCAGAAGTTACAG CAAttcttaaaaaagaaacaagctAGTGCAAATGGAACAGTACCTGGTTCATCATATAGAAATTG GGGTATAGTGAAGTCGTCGTCGGGCGAGTCCATCACGTCGACGGGCGCGACGGCGACGCACCCGTACCGGCTGGCGGCGCCGCTGCCGCTGGCGCTCAACGCCGCGCCGCCGCAGCCCTCGCCCGACTACCCGCTCCGGAAGACTG CGTCGGAGCCCAACATGCTGAAGGTGCGGCTGAAGGCGCGCGTCATCGAGCGCCGCGCCTCGCCGCTCGCGCGCCGCCCCTTCAAGACGCGCGTCAAGCATCGCA ATTGCGATGGAAGTTCACCGCGCGGCTCCCCTCCTGGAGGAGCAGGCGtagggggcgcggggggcgcgggcgccACGGCGCCCATCCGGGAGGAGGAGGAGGGCTGCGGGCGCGCGGCGGACCTGCTGTTCTCGTCGCCGTCCATGCCCAACATCAGCCTGGGCCGGCCGCACGTGCCGGCGCCGCGCctggcgccgccgccgccgctggcCGTGCTGCCGCCCGTGTCGGAGGCCGAGGGCTGGGCGGCGCTGGGCGGCCGCCTGGCCAAGCGCCCGCTGGGCCGCACGCACTCCGCGCCGCTGCCGCTCGGGGACCCCGCGCTCACGCCGCCCTCCGCGCACCACTACCTGCGGGACCAGATACGGAAGACT GTGCTGACCCGGGCACACGACGCGGCCGCCGCGCAGCTGCGGGAGGAGGAGGGCGAGGTCATCGACCTAACGGCGCgacgcgcccccgcccccgcggCTCCGGCCGCGCCCCCTGCGCCCCCATGCGAGCCAGCGCCCCTAGCGCGCGCGCTGAGCTCGCCCCTGGTGGGGGCGCGCACGCCGGCGACGGGGCTGGCGTACGACGCGCTGATGTTGAAGCACGGCTGTGCGTGCGGGGCGCACGCGCCCACGCACCCCGAGCACGGCGGCCGCCTGCAGTCCGTGTGGGCGCGCCTCTGCGAGACCGGGCTCGTGGCGCGCGCCGAGCGGACCCGGCCCAGGAAGGCCACCTTCGAGGAGCTACAG TCGGTGCACTCGGAGGCGCACGTGGCGGTGTTCGGGGGCcgcggcgcggggggcgcgggcggcgcgctgGGCGGCGTGCGGCAGCTGGTGCGGCTGGCGTGCGGCGGGCTGGGCGTGGACTCGGACACGGCGTGGTCGGACGCGCACAcgccggcggcggcgcgcgccgcggCCGGCGCCGTGCTGGACCTGGCCGTGCGCACGGCCAAGGGCGAGCTGCGCAACGGGTTCGCCGTGGTGCGCCCGCCCGGCCACCACGCCGAGCCCAACCAGGCCATGGGCTTCTGCTTCTTCAACTCCGTCGCCATCGCCGCGCGCATCCTGCACACGCGACACCGCCTGCAGAGGATACTCATCGTCGACTGG GACGTGCACCACGGTAACGGCACGCAACAGATCTTCTACTCCGACCCGCACGTGCTGTACATGAGCATCCACCGGCACGACGACGGCAACTTCTTCCCCGGCACGGGCGCCGCCAGCGAGGCCGGCGCCGGGCCCGGGCTCGGGTACACCGTCAACGTGGCCTGGTGCGGGGGGACCAACCCCCCGCTGGCCGACGCCGAGTACCTCGCCGCCTTCCGCTCCGTCATCATGCCCATCGCTAAG GAGTACGACCCCGAGATCGTGCTGGTGTCGTGCGGGTTCGACGCGGCGGCCGGGCACCCCGCGCCGCTGGGCGGGTACAACGTGTCGGCCGCCTGCTTCGCGCACATGACGCGCGAGCTGCAGCAGCTGGCCGGCGGCAAGCTGGTGCTGGCGCTGGAGGGCGGGTACGACCTGCCCGCCATGTGCGACTGCGCGCAGGAGTGCGTGCGCGCGCTGCTGGGCGAGCgcggcgccgcgcccgcgctGGCCGAGCTGGCCCGCGTGCCGCACGCGCGCGCGCAGGCCGCGCTGCGCGCCACCATCGCCGTGCACGCCAGCACGTGGCGCGGCCTCAAGCGCGGCGCCGAGCTGCTGGCCGTCTCCGCGCTGGACGCGGCGCCCgcggtggcggcggcgcgcCTGGGCCGCCTGCAGACGGAGCGCGACGCCGCCGACACGTGCCAGGCCATGGCCACGCTGTCCATGCACCAGCCCGCGCACTCGCACCACGCCAACTCCGACCACAG ATCCGCGGACAGTTCCCGCTCGGTGTCGGAGGAGCCCATGGAGCAGGACGAGGGCAAGTGA
- the LOC118269201 gene encoding histone deacetylase 4 isoform X11, which produces MADEPGRSSSNSAEMAHESGGGADGSPQHTPSPPHAPRLPIADTSFHQQIMQLKKQQQLQQEILLQHFQQQRQQLAQEHEQQLMHHLKLWEQQKAMEEAAARREAREALEAREARERHERHERDRVDLLRKKDKHEHSANASTEVKQKLQQFLKKKQASANGTVPGSSYRNWGIVKSSSGESITSTGATATHPYRLAAPLPLALNAAPPQPSPDYPLRKTASEPNMLKVRLKARVIERRASPLARRPFKTRVKHRNCDGSSPRGSPPGGAGVGGAGGAGATAPIREEEEGCGRAADLLFSSPSMPNISLGRPHVPAPRLAPPPPLAVLPPVSEAEGWAALGGRLAKRPLGRTHSAPLPLGDPALTPPSAHHYLRDQIRKTVLTRAHDAAAAQLREEEGEVIDLTARRAPAPAAPAAPPAPPCEPAPLARALSSPLVGARTPATGLAYDALMLKHGCACGAHAPTHPEHGGRLQSVWARLCETGLVARAERTRPRKATFEELQSVHSEAHVAVFGGRGAGGAGGALGGVRQLVRLACGGLGVDSDTAWSDAHTPAAARAAAGAVLDLAVRTAKGELRNGFAVVRPPGHHAEPNQAMGFCFFNSVAIAARILHTRHRLQRILIVDWDVHHGNGTQQIFYSDPHVLYMSIHRHDDGNFFPGTGAASEAGAGPGLGYTVNVAWCGGTNPPLADAEYLAAFRSVIMPIAKEYDPEIVLVSCGFDAAAGHPAPLGGYNVSAACFAHMTRELQQLAGGKLVLALEGGYDLPAMCDCAQECVRALLGERGAAPALAELARVPHARAQAALRATIAVHASTWRGLKRGAELLAVSALDAAPAVAAARLGRLQTERDAADTCQAMATLSMHQPAHSHHANSDHRSADSSRSVSEEPMEQDEGK; this is translated from the exons CGGAGATGGCGCACGAGAGCGGTGGCGGCGCGGACGGGTCCCCGCAGCACACGCCGTCGCCGCCGCACGCGCCGCGCCTGCCCATCGCCGACACCAGCTTCCACCAGCAGATCATGCAG TTGAAGAAACAGCAGCAGCTGCAGCAAGAGATCCTGCTGCAGCACTTCCAGCAGCAGCGGCAGCAGCTGGCGCAGGAACACGAGCAACAGCTGATGCACCATTTGAAG TTGTGGGAACAGCAGAAGGCCATGGAGgaggcggcggcgcggcgggagGCGCGCGAGGCGCTCGAGGCGCGGGAGGCGCGCGAGCGACACGAGCGACACGAGCGGGACCGCGTCGACCTGCTGCGCAAGAAGGACAAGCATGAGCACAGCGCCAACGCCTCCACCGAGGTCAAGCAGAAGTTACAG CAAttcttaaaaaagaaacaagctAGTGCAAATGGAACAGTACCTGGTTCATCATATAGAAATTG GGGTATAGTGAAGTCGTCGTCGGGCGAGTCCATCACGTCGACGGGCGCGACGGCGACGCACCCGTACCGGCTGGCGGCGCCGCTGCCGCTGGCGCTCAACGCCGCGCCGCCGCAGCCCTCGCCCGACTACCCGCTCCGGAAGACTG CGTCGGAGCCCAACATGCTGAAGGTGCGGCTGAAGGCGCGCGTCATCGAGCGCCGCGCCTCGCCGCTCGCGCGCCGCCCCTTCAAGACGCGCGTCAAGCATCGCA ATTGCGATGGAAGTTCACCGCGCGGCTCCCCTCCTGGAGGAGCAGGCGtagggggcgcggggggcgcgggcgccACGGCGCCCATCCGGGAGGAGGAGGAGGGCTGCGGGCGCGCGGCGGACCTGCTGTTCTCGTCGCCGTCCATGCCCAACATCAGCCTGGGCCGGCCGCACGTGCCGGCGCCGCGCctggcgccgccgccgccgctggcCGTGCTGCCGCCCGTGTCGGAGGCCGAGGGCTGGGCGGCGCTGGGCGGCCGCCTGGCCAAGCGCCCGCTGGGCCGCACGCACTCCGCGCCGCTGCCGCTCGGGGACCCCGCGCTCACGCCGCCCTCCGCGCACCACTACCTGCGGGACCAGATACGGAAGACT GTGCTGACCCGGGCACACGACGCGGCCGCCGCGCAGCTGCGGGAGGAGGAGGGCGAGGTCATCGACCTAACGGCGCgacgcgcccccgcccccgcggCTCCGGCCGCGCCCCCTGCGCCCCCATGCGAGCCAGCGCCCCTAGCGCGCGCGCTGAGCTCGCCCCTGGTGGGGGCGCGCACGCCGGCGACGGGGCTGGCGTACGACGCGCTGATGTTGAAGCACGGCTGTGCGTGCGGGGCGCACGCGCCCACGCACCCCGAGCACGGCGGCCGCCTGCAGTCCGTGTGGGCGCGCCTCTGCGAGACCGGGCTCGTGGCGCGCGCCGAGCGGACCCGGCCCAGGAAGGCCACCTTCGAGGAGCTACAG TCGGTGCACTCGGAGGCGCACGTGGCGGTGTTCGGGGGCcgcggcgcggggggcgcgggcggcgcgctgGGCGGCGTGCGGCAGCTGGTGCGGCTGGCGTGCGGCGGGCTGGGCGTGGACTCGGACACGGCGTGGTCGGACGCGCACAcgccggcggcggcgcgcgccgcggCCGGCGCCGTGCTGGACCTGGCCGTGCGCACGGCCAAGGGCGAGCTGCGCAACGGGTTCGCCGTGGTGCGCCCGCCCGGCCACCACGCCGAGCCCAACCAGGCCATGGGCTTCTGCTTCTTCAACTCCGTCGCCATCGCCGCGCGCATCCTGCACACGCGACACCGCCTGCAGAGGATACTCATCGTCGACTGG GACGTGCACCACGGTAACGGCACGCAACAGATCTTCTACTCCGACCCGCACGTGCTGTACATGAGCATCCACCGGCACGACGACGGCAACTTCTTCCCCGGCACGGGCGCCGCCAGCGAGGCCGGCGCCGGGCCCGGGCTCGGGTACACCGTCAACGTGGCCTGGTGCGGGGGGACCAACCCCCCGCTGGCCGACGCCGAGTACCTCGCCGCCTTCCGCTCCGTCATCATGCCCATCGCTAAG GAGTACGACCCCGAGATCGTGCTGGTGTCGTGCGGGTTCGACGCGGCGGCCGGGCACCCCGCGCCGCTGGGCGGGTACAACGTGTCGGCCGCCTGCTTCGCGCACATGACGCGCGAGCTGCAGCAGCTGGCCGGCGGCAAGCTGGTGCTGGCGCTGGAGGGCGGGTACGACCTGCCCGCCATGTGCGACTGCGCGCAGGAGTGCGTGCGCGCGCTGCTGGGCGAGCgcggcgccgcgcccgcgctGGCCGAGCTGGCCCGCGTGCCGCACGCGCGCGCGCAGGCCGCGCTGCGCGCCACCATCGCCGTGCACGCCAGCACGTGGCGCGGCCTCAAGCGCGGCGCCGAGCTGCTGGCCGTCTCCGCGCTGGACGCGGCGCCCgcggtggcggcggcgcgcCTGGGCCGCCTGCAGACGGAGCGCGACGCCGCCGACACGTGCCAGGCCATGGCCACGCTGTCCATGCACCAGCCCGCGCACTCGCACCACGCCAACTCCGACCACAG ATCCGCGGACAGTTCCCGCTCGGTGTCGGAGGAGCCCATGGAGCAGGACGAGGGCAAGTGA